The DNA segment ACCTTCAACCATTTGGCCAGGCCGTATGCCAGCGAGGCGTTGAAATACACCTGGATAGTGATAGGCACGGCGATAATGATGATGTTGAACCAGTTGCCGAGAATGACTTCGCCCTGGAAGGCGAAGATGATGACTAGGGTGGCGAGCAGGGCTATGATGGTTACAGGCTTCAAGGGGGCGAGGAAGTTGTTGTTGAACCATTCCTCCCCTTTGGTACTCAGCAGATATCTTCGTGTGACGTACCCGGCCGCCAAGGGGATCACGATATATAAAAACACAGACATGAAGAGGACGTCCTTCGGTACGATGATGTCCGATACTCCTAGCAGGAACATGACGATAGGCGCGAACAAAGCGAGCATAATGAGGTCGTTGACCGCCACCTGGACGAGGGTGTAGGCCGGATCGCCGTCGGTGAGATAGCTCCAGACGAACACCATGGCCGTGCAGGGCGCGGCCGCCAGAATAATGACGCCGGCGATATATTCGTTAGCGAGTTCTGTGCCGATAAGGCCGATGAACACATGCTTGAAGAATAGCCAGCCCAGGAAAGCCATACTGAACGGCTTGACGATCCAGTTGACGAACAGGGTGATGAAGAGACCCTTCGGCTTGTCGCCCACTTTCAAAATGGCGCCGAAGTCTATCTTGAGCATCATCGGGTAGATCATCAGCCAGATCAGCACCGCGATCGGCAAATTGACGTGGCTGACCTCCATCTTGCTCAGAGCACCGACCGCCCCCGGAAAAAGCTTGCCCAGAATAATGCCTACGACTATGCAAGCCCCCACCCAGACGCTGAGATACCGTTCAAAGAAATTAAGTCGCTTTTCGCCGGCCATCGTTTACTCCTCCTCACTGCAAGTACGGACT comes from the Sporomusaceae bacterium genome and includes:
- the arsB gene encoding ACR3 family arsenite efflux transporter codes for the protein MAGEKRLNFFERYLSVWVGACIVVGIILGKLFPGAVGALSKMEVSHVNLPIAVLIWLMIYPMMLKIDFGAILKVGDKPKGLFITLFVNWIVKPFSMAFLGWLFFKHVFIGLIGTELANEYIAGVIILAAAPCTAMVFVWSYLTDGDPAYTLVQVAVNDLIMLALFAPIVMFLLGVSDIIVPKDVLFMSVFLYIVIPLAAGYVTRRYLLSTKGEEWFNNNFLAPLKPVTIIALLATLVIIFAFQGEVILGNWFNIIIIAVPITIQVYFNASLAYGLAKWLKVPHSVAAPGALIGASNFFELAVAVTISLFGLQSGATLATVVGVLVEVPVMLSVCDFCNRTKHWFDQGKCEQG